The Herbiconiux sp. SALV-R1 nucleotide sequence CCGCGAGCTCGGCGATGAGGCCGAAGTCGAGCGAGGCGCTCCGCGAGGTCATCGCGTGCGAGCTCCCCACCGCCACCGCCAGCCCGTCGACCCCCGTGGCCGCCACGAACGCCACCGCCTCGGCCGGGTCGGTGCGCACGCCGGGCGTGTGCGCCCCGCCCTTGCCGCCGATCGCGCCGAGCTCGGCCTCGACCCAGACCCCGCGCTCCTGTGCGTGCCGGGCGACGGCCGCGGTGCGCTCGACGTTCTCGGAGTAGGGGAGCGTCGCCGCGTCGAACATCACCGAGGTGGCGCCGAGCGACACCGCCTCGCGCACGAGCGCCTCGTCTTCGGCGTGGTCGAGGTGCACGCCGACATCGACGGATGCTGCTGCCGCGATCTCGAGACTCCCCCGCGTGATCGGGGCCAGGGCGCCGTGGTACTTCGCTGCATTCTCGGAGATCTGCAGCACGACAGGCCGGCCCGCGGCCTCCGCGCCGCTCACGATGGCCTCGGCGTGCTCGAGCTGGATCACGTTGAACGCCAGGACGGCGCGTTCGCGGTCGAGGATGTCACCGGTGGAGACGAGGGTCATGCGGGGGTTCCCTTCGGGGGTGTGGTGGATCGGTCGCCGGGGTGCTCCCCGGCCAGAATGAGCTCGGGTCCGTCGTCGGCGACCCTGCCCGCCGTCTCGGCGTCGAGCCTGGCGTCGGTGACGACGGTGTCGAAGCGGTCGAGCGTGGCGAAGCGGCTGAGCGACGGGCTGTCGAACTTCGAGGCGAGAACGGCGAGGATGCGGTGGCCGGCAGCGTCGAGCATCCGCTCTTTCACCGATGCTTCGTCGGGAAGGGTCGTGAAGGCGCCGCGGCCCGGGGTGACGCCGTTGGCGCCCAGCACGGCGGCGTCGACCTGCAGCTCGGCGAGCCGTTGCTCGGTCGCGGCGCCGACCACCGCCTGGGTGACGGCGCGCAGGCGGCCCGGGAGAAGCAGCGCGGTGAGCCGCGGGTGCCGGGTCAGCAGCATCGCGATGGGCAGGCTCGTGGTGACGACGAGCAGGGCTCCGGTGTCGCGGCGGGCCGCGAGCGATCGCGCCACCTCGAGGGTCATCGTGCCCGAGTCGAGGAGGATCGAGCCCTCCGCGGGCAGCAGCTCGGCGACGGCCTCGGCGACGGCGCGGCGCTCCTCGGCCTCGGCGAGACCG carries:
- a CDS encoding class II fructose-bisphosphate aldolase, which produces MTLVSTGDILDRERAVLAFNVIQLEHAEAIVSGAEAAGRPVVLQISENAAKYHGALAPITRGSLEIAAAASVDVGVHLDHAEDEALVREAVSLGATSVMFDAATLPYSENVERTAAVARHAQERGVWVEAELGAIGGKGGAHTPGVRTDPAEAVAFVAATGVDGLAVAVGSSHAMTSRSASLDFGLIAELAAAVPVPLVLHGSSGVSDDDIVTAIENGMRKINISTHINGVFTRAVREALDADPALVDPRKYFAPARAAVATEVTRLLRTLTP
- a CDS encoding DeoR/GlpR family DNA-binding transcription regulator, yielding MYPAERHAAILDAARRQGGEVTVQQLGELLEVAPETVRRDLGALERRGLLRRRHGGAVLAERAPFESPLSLRGLAEAEERRAVAEAVAELLPAEGSILLDSGTMTLEVARSLAARRDTGALLVVTTSLPIAMLLTRHPRLTALLLPGRLRAVTQAVVGAATEQRLAELQVDAAVLGANGVTPGRGAFTTLPDEASVKERMLDAAGHRILAVLASKFDSPSLSRFATLDRFDTVVTDARLDAETAGRVADDGPELILAGEHPGDRSTTPPKGTPA